A stretch of Campylobacter gracilis DNA encodes these proteins:
- a CDS encoding enoyl-ACP reductase, whose amino-acid sequence MTNEFKGKTLVISGGTRGIGRAIVLEFAAAGANIAFTYNSNEELATSQAADLEKAYGIKARAYALNILEPETYKELFTKIDEDFARVDFFISNAIISGRAVAGGYTKFMRLKPRGINNIFTATVNAFVVGAQEAAKRMEAVGGGSIISLSSTGNLVYIENYAGHGTAKAAVEAMARYAATELGEKNIRVNVVSGGPIETDALRAFTNYEEVRDKTAELSPLGRMGQPEDLAGACLFLCSSKASWVTGHTFIVDGGTTFK is encoded by the coding sequence TTGACGAACGAATTTAAAGGAAAAACGCTAGTTATCAGCGGCGGCACGAGAGGCATAGGCAGGGCGATAGTTTTGGAATTCGCAGCTGCGGGAGCAAATATCGCTTTTACGTATAATTCCAACGAGGAGCTGGCGACTTCGCAAGCAGCCGATCTTGAGAAGGCTTACGGCATCAAGGCGCGCGCTTATGCGCTCAATATCTTGGAGCCCGAGACCTATAAGGAACTCTTTACCAAGATCGACGAGGATTTTGCGCGAGTGGATTTTTTCATCTCAAACGCTATCATCTCGGGTCGCGCGGTCGCAGGCGGATACACTAAATTTATGAGGCTAAAGCCGCGCGGCATTAATAATATCTTTACCGCAACCGTAAATGCCTTCGTCGTGGGCGCGCAAGAAGCCGCAAAACGCATGGAGGCGGTAGGCGGCGGCTCGATCATCTCGCTTAGCTCCACGGGAAATTTAGTCTATATCGAAAACTACGCGGGTCACGGCACGGCGAAAGCCGCAGTTGAAGCGATGGCACGCTACGCCGCAACCGAGCTAGGAGAGAAAAATATCCGCGTAAACGTAGTAAGCGGCGGCCCGATAGAGACGGACGCGCTTAGGGCCTTTACGAACTACGAAGAGGTGCGCGACAAGACCGCCGAGCTTAGCCCGCTAGGACGCATGGGGCAGCCGGAGGATTTGGCGGGAGCATGTTTATTTCTATGCTCGAGCAAGGCTAGCTGGGTAACGGGGCACACCTTCATCGTCGACGGCGGAACGACCTTTAAATAA
- the pgsA gene encoding CDP-diacylglycerol--glycerol-3-phosphate 3-phosphatidyltransferase: protein MMLNLPNILASFRVALAPLFFWLILLAGRANGGMVGSVHVSWIDYFAAFVFVIASVTDFFDGYIARSWNQKTKLGAIIDPLADKMLTLAGFLGLMFIGRASPWAIYLILIREFFITGLRVAMAGDGVEVAASMAGKVKTVFQMIAIGWLTMQWPYANALLWIAVALTLYSGFEYVAAYAKATKKS, encoded by the coding sequence ATAATGCTAAATTTACCCAATATTTTAGCGAGCTTTCGCGTTGCGCTGGCGCCGTTGTTTTTTTGGCTGATCTTACTAGCCGGCCGTGCAAACGGCGGTATGGTGGGCTCTGTGCACGTCAGCTGGATCGATTATTTTGCCGCGTTCGTATTTGTCATCGCCTCCGTCACGGACTTTTTTGACGGATACATCGCGCGCTCTTGGAACCAGAAGACCAAACTAGGCGCCATTATCGATCCGCTTGCCGATAAGATGCTGACGCTTGCGGGCTTTTTGGGGCTTATGTTTATCGGGCGCGCTAGTCCGTGGGCGATCTACCTGATCCTAATCCGCGAGTTTTTCATCACTGGCCTTCGCGTGGCGATGGCGGGCGACGGCGTAGAGGTCGCCGCGTCGATGGCTGGTAAGGTAAAAACGGTCTTTCAAATGATCGCTATCGGCTGGCTAACGATGCAGTGGCCATATGCAAACGCCCTACTCTGGATCGCAGTTGCGCTGACGCTATATTCGGGTTTTGAATACGTCGCGGCGTATGCGAAGGCGACAAAAAAGAGTTAG
- the rseP gene encoding RIP metalloprotease RseP → MKSIILTLAILAVGFYFYSINFMVTVLAISFLIFFHELGHFLAARALGVGVNVFSVGFGEKVFTKRIGATQYAISAIPLGGYVSLKGQEDLDPAAVSTDPDSYNSKGPIARIIILFAGPFFNLLLAFLIYIALGYIGVEKLAPKVGKISSGSAAASAGLMLNDEILSIDGKQIREWDDISKQVTATPLSLEIMRGGERLSLQLTPKLGEKKTIWRESIRVPLIGISPDYNATVTLYHKGARSLSFAWDQTVEASKLILVGLEKLASGVVSPKEMGGIVAITDITSKAVDYGAAVLLALVALISVNLGLINLFPIPALDGGHIAFNLFELIFRRPVPKRVFVSASYVGMGILALLMIFTVLNDFARILGFYK, encoded by the coding sequence TTGAAAAGCATAATTTTAACGCTCGCGATCCTGGCGGTCGGATTTTATTTTTACTCGATAAATTTTATGGTCACGGTGCTGGCGATCAGCTTCCTCATCTTTTTCCACGAGCTGGGGCATTTTTTGGCGGCGCGGGCGCTGGGCGTGGGGGTGAACGTCTTTAGCGTGGGTTTCGGCGAGAAGGTCTTTACTAAGCGTATCGGCGCGACGCAGTACGCCATCAGCGCGATCCCTCTGGGGGGCTACGTGAGCCTTAAGGGGCAGGAGGATTTGGATCCCGCCGCAGTAAGCACAGACCCCGACAGCTACAACTCCAAAGGCCCGATCGCGCGCATAATTATACTTTTTGCGGGGCCGTTTTTCAACCTGCTGCTTGCGTTTTTGATCTACATCGCACTGGGCTACATCGGCGTCGAAAAACTAGCGCCGAAGGTCGGCAAAATCTCGTCGGGCTCTGCCGCAGCAAGCGCAGGGCTAATGCTAAACGATGAAATTTTATCGATCGACGGTAAGCAGATCCGCGAGTGGGACGACATCTCAAAGCAGGTAACCGCAACACCGCTAAGCCTAGAGATCATGCGCGGCGGCGAGCGGCTGAGCCTGCAGCTTACACCAAAGCTCGGCGAGAAAAAAACCATCTGGCGCGAGAGCATCAGAGTGCCGCTCATCGGCATTTCGCCCGATTACAACGCGACCGTGACGCTATATCACAAAGGTGCTCGCTCGCTTAGCTTCGCGTGGGATCAGACGGTGGAGGCATCAAAGCTCATCTTGGTAGGTCTTGAAAAGCTCGCCAGCGGCGTCGTTTCGCCCAAGGAGATGGGCGGCATCGTCGCTATTACAGATATCACCTCAAAAGCGGTCGATTACGGCGCGGCGGTCTTGCTCGCGCTCGTGGCGCTAATATCGGTAAATTTAGGGCTTATCAACCTCTTTCCGATCCCCGCGCTCGACGGCGGACACATCGCGTTTAATCTCTTTGAGCTCATCTTCCGCCGCCCGGTGCCAAAGCGGGTATTCGTGAGTGCTAGCTATGTAGGCATGGGGATTTTAGCGCTTTTGATGATATTTACGGTGCTAAATGATTTTGCTAGAATTTTGGGATTTTACAAATGA
- a CDS encoding YggS family pyridoxal phosphate-dependent enzyme: MRLDEILKRIEAAKAGAGEVQLVAVSKNVGTDEVRELYSQGQIAFGENRVQELKRKSELLRELPLKWHFIGTLQSNKINQLIALRPTLWQSCNSCELALAVNKRLNYPLDTLLEINAAGESSKTGLDKNRAVEEFLRIKQECKNLNLIGVMSIGAHVSEPAQIARSFEATREIFDALVPHGARICSMGMSDDFELAIKCGSNMIRLGRILYA, translated from the coding sequence ATGAGGCTGGATGAAATTTTAAAGCGCATTGAGGCTGCAAAAGCAGGCGCGGGCGAAGTGCAGCTAGTCGCGGTGAGCAAAAACGTAGGCACGGATGAGGTGCGCGAGCTGTATTCGCAAGGACAGATCGCGTTTGGAGAAAACAGAGTGCAGGAGCTGAAGCGCAAAAGCGAGCTACTGCGCGAGCTGCCGCTAAAGTGGCACTTCATAGGCACGCTACAAAGCAACAAAATCAATCAGCTCATCGCTCTGCGCCCGACGCTGTGGCAGAGCTGCAACAGTTGCGAGCTCGCGCTTGCCGTAAATAAGCGGCTGAATTATCCGCTAGATACGCTGCTGGAGATCAACGCCGCGGGCGAGAGCTCCAAAACTGGGCTCGATAAAAACCGCGCGGTGGAGGAGTTTTTGCGCATTAAGCAGGAGTGCAAAAATCTAAATTTAATCGGCGTGATGAGCATCGGAGCGCACGTGAGCGAGCCAGCGCAGATCGCGCGAAGCTTCGAGGCAACGCGAGAGATCTTTGACGCGCTCGTGCCGCACGGTGCGCGGATCTGCTCAATGGGGATGAGCGATGATTTTGAGCTCGCGATCAAATGCGGCTCAAACATGATCCGCCTGGGTAGAATTTTATACGCCTAG